In Mastomys coucha isolate ucsf_1 unplaced genomic scaffold, UCSF_Mcou_1 pScaffold5, whole genome shotgun sequence, one genomic interval encodes:
- the Gng13 gene encoding guanine nucleotide-binding protein G(I)/G(S)/G(O) subunit gamma-13, with protein sequence MEEWDVPQMKKEVESLKYQLAFKREMSSKTIPELLKWIEDGIPKDPFLNPDLMKNNPWVEKAKCTIL encoded by the exons ATGGAGGAGTGGGATGTGCCCCAGATGAAGAAGGAGGTGGAGAGCCTCAAGTACCAACTGGCCTTCAAGAGGGAGATGTCGTCCAAGACCATCCCCGA GCTTCTCAAGTGGATCGAGGATGGGATCCCCAAGGACCCCTTCCTGAACCCGGACCTGATGAAGAACAACCCTTGGGTAGAGAAGGCCAAGTGTACCATCCTATAA